The following proteins are encoded in a genomic region of Acidobacteriota bacterium:
- a CDS encoding cupin domain-containing protein, with the protein MEKGVSYAKIDTGGSDRFFSLREKLGIASFGMNLILLKPGNRGRIHVHAKQEEVYVVLEGTLSLGVEGVERDLGPGEIARVAPEVRRQLVNRGPGRAAILALGGAGEHVGRDATAYVSWEAKEGRTPQETPLPEDLPPGERRR; encoded by the coding sequence ATGGAAAAAGGCGTCTCGTACGCGAAGATCGACACCGGCGGAAGCGATCGCTTCTTCTCCCTCAGGGAGAAGCTCGGCATCGCGAGCTTCGGGATGAACCTGATCCTTCTGAAGCCGGGGAACCGCGGCCGGATTCACGTCCACGCGAAGCAGGAGGAGGTCTACGTCGTGCTCGAGGGGACGCTTTCCCTCGGCGTCGAAGGGGTCGAGCGGGATCTCGGCCCCGGCGAGATCGCGCGCGTCGCGCCGGAGGTCCGGCGCCAGCTCGTCAACCGCGGGCCAGGACGCGCCGCGATCCTCGCCCTCGGAGGCGCCGGCGAGCACGTGGGGCGCGACGCGACCGCGTACGTGTCGTGGGAGGCGAAGGAGGGAAGGACGCCCCAGGAGACGCCGCTCCCCGAGGATCTGCCACCGGGGGAACGGAGGCGTTGA
- a CDS encoding DUF1326 domain-containing protein has product MSQPRTRALAAISIAILAVIFAVSGAVKAQTPAPKPDWTLNATLIEACSCSMFCPCYFTTKPAPDHAGHGAGGEHYCRFNIAYRINKGMYGTTDLAGAKVWIAGDLGDDFGDNETEWAEVTFDPSVTKAQRDGIAAILVGPVYPWKWKSFTVGADAPIEWSGDKTHAIAKLDGGKAGEIQLAHNPTAESGEPTVITNLKYFHAPHNEGFILMPNKVEAYRRGDKKFEYNNTNGFMITLDINSKELM; this is encoded by the coding sequence ATGAGCCAGCCCAGGACTCGCGCCCTTGCGGCGATATCCATCGCCATCCTCGCGGTGATCTTCGCCGTCAGCGGCGCCGTGAAAGCCCAGACGCCGGCACCGAAGCCCGACTGGACGCTGAACGCCACCCTCATCGAGGCGTGCAGCTGCTCGATGTTCTGCCCTTGCTACTTCACGACCAAGCCCGCCCCCGATCACGCAGGCCACGGCGCCGGCGGCGAGCACTACTGCCGCTTCAACATCGCCTACAGGATCAACAAGGGGATGTACGGCACGACGGACCTCGCCGGCGCGAAGGTCTGGATCGCCGGCGATCTCGGCGACGATTTCGGCGACAACGAGACCGAGTGGGCCGAGGTGACCTTCGATCCGAGCGTCACGAAGGCGCAGCGCGACGGCATCGCCGCGATCCTCGTCGGCCCCGTCTACCCATGGAAGTGGAAGTCGTTCACCGTCGGAGCGGACGCCCCGATCGAGTGGAGCGGCGACAAGACGCACGCGATCGCGAAGCTCGACGGAGGGAAGGCCGGCGAGATCCAGCTCGCGCACAACCCCACCGCCGAAAGCGGCGAGCCGACGGTGATCACGAACCTCAAGTACTTCCACGCCCCCCACAACGAGGGGTTCATCCTGATGCCGAACAAGGTCGAGGCCTACCGGCGCGGGGACAAGAAGTTCGAGTACAACAACACCAACGGCTTCATGATCACGCTCGACATCAACTCGAAGGAGCTGATGTAG
- a CDS encoding D-alanyl-D-alanine carboxypeptidase family protein: MLAHLGIPAANGTTTGLPLRVEATELVEVGPDIHGRVRQLTPYAAERWAALRDAAALDGITLLLVSAFRSLEHQQGIFERKLASGQTLESILAVNAPPGYSEHHTGRAIDLTAPDCEPLAEEFESTAAFAWLSRNARRFDVTMTYPRGNVFGMAYEPWHWAAGTAT, translated from the coding sequence ATCCTGGCGCATCTGGGGATCCCCGCCGCGAACGGCACGACCACCGGGCTGCCGCTCCGAGTGGAAGCGACCGAACTCGTCGAAGTCGGCCCTGACATCCACGGCCGGGTGCGGCAGCTCACGCCGTACGCCGCCGAGAGGTGGGCGGCGCTCAGGGACGCGGCGGCGCTCGACGGCATCACGCTCCTTCTCGTCTCCGCCTTCAGGAGCCTCGAGCACCAGCAGGGGATCTTCGAGCGCAAGCTCGCTTCGGGGCAGACTCTCGAGAGCATCCTCGCGGTGAACGCGCCACCGGGGTACAGCGAGCACCACACGGGCCGGGCGATCGACCTCACGGCCCCCGACTGCGAGCCGCTCGCCGAGGAGTTCGAGTCAACCGCGGCCTTCGCGTGGCTCTCCAGGAACGCGCGTCGATTCGACGTCACGATGACCTACCCCCGGGGGAACGTCTTCGGCATGGCCTACGAGCCCTGGCACTGGGCGGCCGGGACGGCGACCTGA
- a CDS encoding phytanoyl-CoA dioxygenase family protein, producing the protein MRTIHEQGIVLLRGVFSRDTISHLRARFEQVVRRALRDGAHAATHPKHPGRTILGDLPSMEELRDLDFVLFDPRIVGYAKRILGDEIVYFGDSQIRIGFGGRGFHKDFQLETGPRVVMVRFALYLQDHSAHSGGLKIRLKSHRTMSRHVGEMLNVPTTEGDLVVFDLRSAHSGHNVRLKASPDLCLHPRVESALPRLLTMPEERDRICVLWSFALPGEHLDLYLDWITREPEHFRRSGWYPELLDLAARRGVAMRKGVPDHGRATPAPGT; encoded by the coding sequence ATGCGAACGATCCACGAGCAGGGAATCGTGCTGCTCAGGGGCGTCTTCTCCCGCGACACGATCTCGCACCTTCGGGCGCGATTCGAGCAAGTCGTCCGCCGCGCGCTCCGCGACGGCGCTCATGCCGCAACGCACCCGAAGCACCCGGGTCGGACCATCCTGGGCGACCTTCCGTCGATGGAAGAGCTCCGGGATCTCGACTTCGTGCTGTTCGATCCCCGCATCGTCGGCTACGCGAAGCGGATTCTGGGCGACGAGATCGTCTACTTCGGGGACAGCCAGATCCGGATCGGCTTCGGCGGTCGCGGTTTCCACAAGGATTTCCAGCTCGAGACCGGACCGCGCGTGGTGATGGTCCGCTTCGCCCTGTATCTCCAGGATCACAGCGCGCACAGCGGAGGGCTGAAGATCCGCCTCAAGTCCCACAGGACGATGTCCCGGCACGTGGGCGAGATGCTGAACGTCCCGACCACGGAGGGGGACCTGGTCGTATTCGACCTTCGATCCGCGCACTCGGGGCACAACGTCAGGTTGAAGGCCTCGCCCGACCTGTGCCTGCACCCCAGGGTCGAGAGCGCCCTGCCGCGATTGCTGACGATGCCCGAGGAGAGGGATCGAATCTGCGTCCTGTGGTCCTTCGCCCTCCCCGGAGAACATCTCGACCTGTACCTCGACTGGATCACCCGGGAGCCCGAGCACTTCAGGCGATCCGGTTGGTACCCGGAGCTCCTCGACCTGGCGGCCCGGAGGGGAGTGGCGATGCGAAAGGGGGTTCCCGACCATGGGCGGGCGACCCCGGCTCCCGGCACGTGA
- a CDS encoding isoprenylcysteine carboxylmethyltransferase family protein, whose amino-acid sequence MSRGPSDSADIVVFPPVLLGGGMILAAILDRAFPFPLLAPLAARLLGLALFALCLALGLWAHAAMRRAGTNIRPDRPTLAIATDGPFRFTRNPLYLAGLGVYLAVALFIDGLVPLLLVVPIAIILHRGVVLREEHYLEGKFGETYLAYRSRVRRWV is encoded by the coding sequence GTGAGCCGCGGCCCCTCTGACTCGGCCGACATCGTCGTCTTCCCTCCCGTGCTCCTCGGCGGAGGGATGATCCTCGCGGCGATCCTCGACCGGGCTTTCCCCTTCCCCCTCCTCGCGCCGCTCGCGGCCCGCCTGCTCGGATTGGCGCTCTTCGCGCTCTGTCTCGCCCTCGGTTTGTGGGCGCACGCGGCGATGCGGCGCGCGGGGACGAACATCCGTCCCGATCGTCCGACCCTCGCCATCGCGACCGACGGGCCGTTCCGCTTCACGCGGAACCCTCTCTATCTCGCAGGCCTCGGGGTGTACCTGGCGGTGGCGCTCTTCATCGACGGGCTCGTGCCCCTCCTGCTCGTCGTCCCGATCGCGATCATCCTCCATCGCGGCGTCGTGCTCCGCGAGGAGCACTACCTCGAGGGGAAGTTCGGGGAAACGTACCTCGCGTACAGGTCGAGGGTGAGGAGGTGGGTGTGA
- a CDS encoding MFS transporter — MASAPAHPLRESRFLLWWGGATISLLGDQFYLVALPWVVLQLTGSGVAMGTVAMAAGIPRAVLMLLGGAVTDRTSPRRLLMATACARTIFVAAIGALLWTQQLQLWHLYVLAIAFGVADAFALPSAGAMLRSLVQPEQLPAATSIWQSSALLTGVVGPAPAGWIVKALGAAWAFFLDAISFLFIIGALWKLPDPPAPRAAGRKPGVWISITEGLAHVGRDVALRSLMLLAAVLNFCLSGPLSIGLAFLARHRFSSPTAFGIWISSVAAGTLVGMLLAGVFKSGRRGLLLLGTSAILGVATACLGLLPGLWPVAALLLVMGVLSGFINVQIQAWFQQRVDRAFLGRVISVSMLSAFGLMPLSMAAAGAAVEWSVAGVFMISGAAVVLVSAFGLLQKPVREIR, encoded by the coding sequence GTGGCGTCCGCGCCGGCCCATCCCCTGCGCGAATCTCGATTTCTCCTCTGGTGGGGCGGGGCGACCATCTCTCTGCTGGGGGACCAGTTCTACCTGGTGGCTCTCCCCTGGGTCGTCCTCCAGCTCACGGGCTCCGGGGTCGCCATGGGGACCGTGGCCATGGCCGCCGGGATCCCGCGTGCCGTGCTGATGCTGCTGGGCGGGGCCGTCACGGATCGGACTTCGCCGCGGCGGCTGCTCATGGCGACGGCTTGTGCGAGGACGATTTTCGTCGCGGCCATCGGCGCGCTGCTCTGGACGCAGCAGCTCCAGCTCTGGCATCTGTACGTGCTGGCGATCGCGTTCGGCGTGGCGGATGCTTTCGCTCTTCCTTCCGCGGGCGCCATGCTGCGGTCGCTCGTCCAGCCCGAGCAATTGCCTGCCGCGACTTCGATCTGGCAGAGCAGCGCGCTGCTGACCGGCGTCGTCGGTCCCGCCCCGGCCGGATGGATCGTGAAGGCGCTCGGAGCGGCCTGGGCGTTTTTCCTGGATGCCATCAGCTTCCTGTTCATCATCGGCGCGCTGTGGAAGCTGCCGGATCCTCCCGCGCCCCGAGCTGCCGGACGCAAGCCGGGAGTGTGGATTTCCATCACCGAAGGTCTCGCCCATGTCGGGCGGGACGTCGCGCTGCGATCTCTCATGCTCCTGGCCGCCGTCCTGAACTTCTGCCTGAGCGGCCCGCTCAGCATTGGTCTGGCGTTCCTGGCCCGGCACCGATTCTCCTCGCCGACCGCCTTCGGCATCTGGATCTCGAGCGTTGCGGCGGGAACGCTGGTGGGAATGCTGCTCGCCGGCGTTTTCAAGTCCGGGCGACGCGGCCTGCTGCTCCTCGGAACGAGCGCGATTCTCGGCGTCGCGACCGCGTGCCTCGGTCTGCTCCCCGGTCTCTGGCCGGTCGCCGCCCTCTTGCTGGTCATGGGGGTCTTGAGCGGGTTCATCAACGTCCAGATTCAGGCCTGGTTTCAGCAGCGCGTGGACCGCGCCTTCCTGGGCCGCGTGATCAGCGTCTCGATGCTCTCGGCGTTCGGGCTGATGCCGCTCTCCATGGCTGCCGCGGGCGCAGCCGTCGAGTGGAGCGTGGCGGGAGTCTTCATGATTTCCGGCGCCGCCGTCGTCCTCGTCTCGGCGTTTGGACTGCTGCAGAAGCCGGTCCGCGAGATCCGGTAG
- a CDS encoding helix-turn-helix transcriptional regulator, with the protein MLGQHGLDGTTIPRIADHAGLSPGAVYRRFRDKDALLETAILGLLERQKEKVRTGTTPATAARIPLAVLAEQAIGGMVTAYRMNAPLLRAMRQFVHGRTDTPFWTKANKLEASSFERVVNLFLAHRSEIRHPDPKRAVALGLMMVVSTLHELVVLPQDLRPWKGLLPRDDQALKRELTCAFLSHLGVEARPRSSSRRRR; encoded by the coding sequence GTGCTCGGACAGCACGGCCTCGATGGAACGACGATCCCAAGGATCGCCGATCATGCGGGGCTGTCGCCGGGAGCGGTCTATCGCCGCTTCCGCGACAAGGACGCGCTGCTGGAAACGGCGATCCTCGGGCTTCTCGAGCGCCAGAAGGAGAAGGTCAGGACGGGCACGACGCCCGCGACAGCGGCCCGGATCCCGCTGGCCGTCCTCGCGGAACAAGCCATCGGCGGCATGGTCACGGCCTACCGGATGAATGCGCCGCTGCTGCGCGCGATGAGGCAGTTCGTCCACGGCCGGACCGACACCCCGTTCTGGACGAAGGCAAACAAGCTCGAAGCCAGCTCATTCGAGCGCGTGGTGAACCTCTTCCTCGCGCACCGGAGCGAGATCAGGCACCCCGATCCGAAGAGGGCGGTCGCACTGGGGTTGATGATGGTCGTCAGCACGTTGCACGAGCTGGTCGTGCTGCCGCAGGACCTGCGACCCTGGAAGGGACTGCTGCCCAGGGACGATCAGGCTCTCAAACGCGAGCTCACATGCGCGTTCCTGAGCCACCTGGGCGTGGAAGCACGCCCGCGTTCGTCGTCGAGAAGACGGCGGTGA